Proteins encoded in a region of the Drosophila sechellia strain sech25 chromosome 2L, ASM438219v1, whole genome shotgun sequence genome:
- the LOC6611466 gene encoding myosin-4 isoform X2 has product MHHLYPSLKGDQLCPLGFHPQTRYPTRCKRCFRDYKEHGARRAGEEVAASSPNLSDAQSSRPSSRTWTSTQNLTSANATNGNDIVVHFNVELRKRPQSWASTPDIDEPDNVARRPPAAASTSRAASSVEDHDVAVTVKLPVPPRRHTTALDIKEVEHAITPPTRVTSSPSKTSSIPDELVILSTDSLAERVRKMNLLKKQRSLNSRENSRERSVPRREEESESTATPTPVVPDRPERSKSGTSINQLAQAEQKRAALPPKKVAVASTTTSSSSSSSTSLKTSNSTSASNEVKVVTSTSSSLSSSSSVRRKEADAVPSKEIKRQTVPAASTSYSNSTSSAVSTASKIQDSNGMQEQMKALKLELETMKTRAEKAEREKSDILLRRLASMDTASNRTAASEALNLQQKLNEMKEQLDRVTEDKRRLNLRMKELENKGSESELRRKLQAAEQICEELMEENQSAKKEILNLQAEMDEVQDTFRDDEVKAKTSLQKDLEKATKNCRILSFKLKKSDRKIETLEQERQSSFNAELSNKIKKLEEELRFSNELTRKLQAEAEELRNPGKKKAPMLGVLGKSTSADAKFTRESLTRGGSQEDPQHLQRELQDSIERETDLKDQLKFAEEEAEHLRKKVTRFEDENESLMMQLKKMATRSRSRKLSPTPHPHRLAPEVHADRDEGISDEDDPAELRILLELNEQEASILRLKVEDLEKENAESKKYVRELQAKLRQDSSNGSKSSLLSLGTSSSAAEKKVKTLNEELVQLRRTLTEKEQTVDSLKNQISKLDTLETENDKLAKENKRLLALRKASEKTGEVDQKMKESLAQAQRERDELTARVKRMQLEAEDKLPPRTAKRVNDLTPKSHLKKWVEELEDEISEMRVMLSSGGTDQLKALQSAKGALEEDLRKCKQKLSLAEGDVQRLKLLNGSSSKISELEQKLKRGDEEAKKLNSKLKDLEDKVKKQDAQLKLGETSKSTWESQSKREKEKLSSLEKDMEKQAKEKEKLEAKITQLDAELLSAKKSAEKSKSSLEKEIKDLKTKASKSDSKQVQDLKKQVEEVQTSLSAEQKRYEELNNHWEKLSEETILMRAQLTTEKQSLQAELNASKQKISEMDTIRIERTDMARKLSEAQKRIADLQAKALKTVNGNGAEYERTVLKNKLAEKEHEYERLRRENEMNIDLVFQLRKDNDDLNGKLSDYNRIEQAQSSLNGHGARREAEIRELKEQLQSTELQMKSEVATVRLRYEQQVKNLSGELTSMQRQCERFKKDRDAFKQMLEVAQKKIGDLKANNTGRQSRGSMHSSDDDDKSKIAYLEQQIGHLEDQLVESRLESSKIKTELVSERSANEIKISEMQSKLNEFEEERVIGSGSTKLPGMKTKLELSWQKEREDQQRLLQETSTLARDLRQTLFEVERERDKERLESKRKLDQIKRASEEEMEEGRKKIAELQCDLLELRDVHAKLRTSNEKLRRERERYEKELIKRRMEADGGDRKVGALLQTVDELVKIAPDLKMVGSGGSARSSSSSGYDKNLRPEQPNVRRSRSPSPTLSSSQITSVLARLAEASEELRKFQRVNEDEQERSRMRRSNLRRAASQENDPHGSTSSVASAAGSQRGGGRLSRNSSNNGSLIRKSLSLDHSIQRDQNIWRQDDGSVSSMQSIDSELGGLVRDSSLDSRLDSRLSGGSTQSDIPRGPRKKKKGIMGKLRSLTKSSRNSESEISIQGSDSDISVASDMRSSKKDLRGRLSGMFKRSGSASRSESMERAGSDQRPVAVTVVGHPDGPQPREPPPANSLTPRPIRSIPKPPSAGAPTTPTTRRRVAK; this is encoded by the exons ATGCATCATCTGTACCCATCGCTGAAAGGCGACCAGCTCTGCCCACTCGGCTTTCATCCCCAGACTCGGTATCCCACGCGATGTAAGCGCTGCTTCCGGGATTACAAGGAGCATGGAGCCCGCAGAGCTGGCGAAGAGGTGGCCGCCTCCTCGCCCAACCTCTCCGATGCCCAGAGTTCTCG ACCATCTTCGCGGACGTGGACGTCAACTCAAAATCTTACCAGTGCAAACGCAACTAATGGCAATGATATAG TTGTCCACTTCAATGTAGAGCTGAGGAAGCGTCCGCAGTCATGGGCCTCCACGCCGGATATCGACGAGCCGGACAATGTCGCTCGCCGTCCACCGGCTGCGGCATCCACCAGTCGAGCAGCATCCTCCGTCGAGGATCACGATGTGGCAGTCACTGTGAAGCTGCCGGTCCCACCGCGACGCCACACCACCGCCTTGGACATCAAGGAG GTGGAACACGCCATTACACCGCCAACCCGTGTCACATCCTCACCCAGTAAAACTTCAAGTATTCCAGATGAGTTAGTCATCCTATCGACAGACAGTCTAGCAGAGCGTGTCCGCAAAATGAATCTTCTCAAGAAGCAGCGCAGTCTCAACTCCCGGGAAAACAGTCGGGAGCGATCAGTTCCGCGGAGGGAAGA AGAAAGCGAGTCTACAGCTACACCCACACCAGTGGTACCCGATCGTCCGGAGCGCAGCAAGTCGGGTACTTCCATTAACCAATTGGCACAAGCCGAGCAGAAGCGAGCTGCCCTGCCGCCAAAGAAAGTGGCGGTGGCTTCCACCACGACGtcgtccagcagcagcagcagcacctccCTGAAAACCTCCAATTCCACATCCGCCAGTAATGAGGTGAAGGTCGTCACTTCCACGTCCAGTTCCTTGTCGAGCTCCAGTTCGGTTCGTCGCAAGGAGGCGGATGCAGTGCCCAGCAAAGAAATCAAAAGACAAACCGTTCCCGCTGCATCGACATCCTACTCCAACAGCACCAGTAGCGCCGTCAGCACAGCATCCAAGATCCAGGACTCAAATGGCATGCAGGAGCAGATGAAGGCGCTGAAACTGGAGCTGGAGACGATGAAGACACGGGCAGAAAAAGCGGAGCGGGAAAAGAGTGATATTCTTCTGCGACGCCTGGCCTCCATGGATACCGCCTCCAATCGGACTGCAGCCTCGGAAGCACTTAATCTCCAGCAGAAGCTGAACGAAATGAAGGAGCAGCTGGACCGGGTAACGGAGGACAAACGCAGACTTAACCTGCGGATGAAGGAGCTGGAGAACAAGGGTAGCGAGTCCGAGCTCCGGCGAAAGCTGCAGGCCGCCGAGCAGATCTGCGAGGAGCTGATGGAGGAGAACCAAAGCGCCAAGAAGGAGATTCTCAACCTGCAGGCAGAGATGGACGAGGTGCAGGACACCTTCCGCGACGACGAGGTCAAGGCCAAGACCAGTCTGCAGAAGGATCTCGAGAAGGCCACCAAGAACTGTCGCATACTCAGTTTCAAGTTGAAGAAGAGTGATCGCAAGATCGAAACCCTGGAACAGGAGCGCCAAAGCTCCTTCAATGCTGAGCTTTCCAATAAGATCAAGAAactggaggaggagctgcgTTTCTCCAATGAGCTAACCCGAAAGTTGCAG GCGGAGGCCGAGGAGCTACGCAATCCTGGCAAAAAGAAGGCACCTATGCTGGGTGTCCTAGGCAAGTCGACATCGGCGGATGCCAAGTTCACCCGAGAGTCCCTGACTCGTGGTGGCTCCCAGGAAGACCCCCAGCACTTGCAGCGCGAGCTGCAGGACTCCATTGAGCGGGAGACAGACTTGAAGGACCAACTGAAATTCGCTGAAGAAGAG GCTGAACATTTGAGGAAAAAGGTGACTCGTTTCGAGGATGAAAATGAGTCTTTGATGATGCAGTTGAAAAAAATGGCAACGCGCTCAAGAA GTCGCAAGCTAAGTCCCACACCGCATCCTCATCGTTTGGCTCCCGAGGTTCATGCTGATCGCGATGAGGGAATCTCCGACGAGGATGATCCCGCCGAGCTGAGAATTCTCTTGGAACTTAACGAGCAGGAGGCCTCAATTCTACGACTCAAGGTGGAGGATCTGGAGAAGGAGAACGCCGAGTCCAAAAAGTACGTGAGGGAACTGCAGGCAAAGCTCCGCCAGGACAGCTCCAATGGCAGCAAGTCCTCGCTTCTCAGTCTCGGAACGTCGTCCAGTGCGGCCGAAAAGAAGGTGAAGACGCTCAACGAAGAGTTGGTCCAGCTTCGCAGGACGCTTACCGAAAAGGAGCAGACGGTGGACTCGCTCAAGAATCAGATAAGTAAACTGGACACACTCGAAACGGAGAACGACAAGTTGGCCAAGGAGAACAAACGGCTGTTGGCGCTGCGAAAGGCGAGCGAAAAGACTGGAGAGGTGGATCAAAAGATGAAGGAGTCTCTGGCCCAAGCTCAACGAGAAAGGGACGAGCTAACGGCCCGTGTCAAACGGATGCAGCTGGAGGCGGAGGACAAGCTGCCACCACGCACCGCCAAGAGGGTCAACGACCTGACGCCCAAGAGCCATCTCAAGAAATGggtggaggagctggaggacgAGATCAGCGAAATGCGCGTCATGCTCAGCTCCGGCGGTACCGATCAGCTCAAGGCCCTGCAATCGGCCAAGGGAGCGCTGGAGGAGGATTTGCGGAAGTGTAAGCAAAAGCTTTCCCTCGCCGAAGGCGATGTCCAGCGATTGAAGCTCCTGAACGGATCAAGCAGCAAGATCAGCGAGTTGGAGCAGAAACTTAAACGCGGCGATGAGGAAGCCAAAAAGCTAAACTCCAAGCTAAAGGACTTGGAGGACAAGGTGAAGAAGCAGGACGCCCAATTGAAACTGGGCGAAACGAGCAAGTCCACCTGGGAGTCGCAAAGCAAGCGGGAAAAGGAGAAGCTGTCCAGCCTGGAAAAGGACATGGAAAAGCAGGccaaggagaaggagaagctGGAGGCCAAGATCACCCAACTAGATGCCGAACTACTCAGTGCCAAGAAGTCGGCCGAGAAGAGCAAGTCCAGTTTGGAGAAGGAGATCAAGGATCTGAAAACCAAGGCCAGCAAATCGGACAGCAAACAGGTGCAGGATCTCAAGAAGCAAGTGGAGGAGGTGCAGACCTCACTGAGCGCAGAACAGAAGCGCTACGAGGAGCTCAACAACCACTGGGAGAAGCTCTCCGAGGAAACAATCCTGATGCGTGCCCAACTCACCACCGAGAAGCAGAGTCTCCAGGCTGAACTGAACGCCAGCAAGCAGAAAATCTCCGAAATGGACACCATTCGCATCGAACGCACCGACATGGCTCGCAAACTGAGTGAGGCCCAGAAGAGGATCGCCGATCTCCAGGCCAAGGCCCTCAAAACAGTCAACGGCAATGGGGCCGAGTACGAGCGCACCGTTCTCAAAAACAAACTGGCGGAGAAGGAGCACGAGTATGAGCGCCTGCGTCGCGAGAATGAGATGAACATCGACCTGGTCTTCCAGCTGCGCAAGGATAACGACGATCTGAATGGCAAGCTAAGCGACTACAACCGGATTGAGCAGGCGCAATCCTCGCTAAACGGACACGGAGCGAGGCGCGAGGCAGAGATCAGGGAGCTCAAGGAACA ATTACAGAGCACTGAACTGCAGATGAAATCCGAAGTGGCCACAGTTAGACTTCGATATGAGCAACAGGTGAAGAACCTGAGCGGTGAATTAACCTCAATGCAG CGCCAGTGCGAACGATTCAAAAAGGATCGCGATGCATTCAAACAGATGCTGGAAGTGGCGCAGAAGAAGATTGGCGACCTCAAGGCCAACAATACCGGAAGACAGAGTCGCGGCTCCATGCACAGcagcgatgatgatgataagaGCAAGATTGCCTATCTCGAACAGCAG ATTGGTCATCTGGAGGATCAGCTGGTCGAGTCGAGGCTGGAGTCCAGCAAGATAAAAACGGAACTCGTATCCGAGCGCAGTGCCAATGAGATCAAGATATCGGAGATGCAGTCGAAGCTCAACGAGTTCGAGGAGGAGCGCGTCATCGGCTCGGGCAGCACCAAGCTGCCGGGCATGAAGACCAAGCTGGAGCTGTCCTGGCAGAAGGAGCGCGAGGATCAGCAGCGACTGCTGCAGGAAACCTCCACTCTGGCGCGAGACTTACGCCAGACTCTCTTCGAGGTGGAGCGGGAGCGAGACAAAGAGCGGCTGGAGTCGAAGCGCAAGCTGGACCAGATCAAGCGGGCCTCCGAAGAGGAGATGGAGGAGGGCCGCAAGAAGATCGCTGAGCTGCAGTGCGATCTCTTGGAGCTCCGGGACGTACACGCAAAACTGCGGACCTCCAACGAGAAGCTGAGACGAGAG CGTGAACGCTACGAAAAGGAGCTGATCAAGCGACGCATGGAGGCAGATGGCGGAGACCGTAAGGTGGGCGCCCTTTTGCAGACCGTTGACGAGCTGGTGAAGATAGCTCCCGACCTGAAAATGGTTGGCAGCGGCGGATCAGCtcgaagcagcagcagctccggCTACGACAAGAACTTACGACCGGAGCAACCCAATGTGCGCCGCAGTCGCTCGCCTTCGCCCACTCTAAGCAGTTCCCAGATCACCAGTGTCCTGGCCAGGCTGGCCGAAGCCTCGGAGGAGCTGCGCAAGTTCCAGCGAGTGAACGAGGACGAACAGGAGCGCAGCCGTATGAGAAGGAGCAATCTGCGTCGGGCTGCTTCGCAGGAGAACGATCCGCATGGCAGCACCAGTTCGGTGGCAAGTGCGGCAGGATCGCAGCGAGGCGGTGGACGCTTGTCCAGGAACTCCTCCAACAATGGCAGTCTGATTCGGAAGAGCCTCTCACTTGATCACTCCATACAAAGAGATCAG AATATTTGGCGACAGGACGATGGTAGCGTGTCCTCCATGCAATCCATAGATTCTGAACTGGGTGGCCTGGTCAGGGACTCTAGCTTGGACTCCCGCCTGGACTCGCGGCTATCCGGTGGATCCACCCAGAGCGACATACCTCGAGGACCGCGCAAGAAAAAGAAGGGCATCATGGGCAAGCTGCGCAGCCTGACCAAAAGCAGTCGCAATTCCGAGAGTGAAATTTCA ATTCAAGGATCTGACTCGGACATCAGCGTGGCCAGCGACATGAGGTCGAGCAAGAAGGATCTCCGCGGCCGGCTCTCCGGCATGTTCAAGCGCTCCGGCTCCGCCTCTCGCAGCGAGAGCATGGAACGTGCCGGCTCCGACCAGAGACCCGTGGCCGTCACCGTAGTGGGACATCCAGATGGACCGCAACCTCGCGAGCCGCCGCCTGCCAATTCCCTTACACCCAGACCAATACGTTCT ATCCCCAAACCACCGAGCGCCGGAGCACCCACCACACCAACCACAAGACGACGCGTAGCCAAGTAG
- the LOC6611466 gene encoding myosin-7B isoform X4 gives MHHLYPSLKGDQLCPLGFHPQTRYPTRCKRCFRDYKEHGARRAGEEVAASSPNLSDAQSSRPSSRTWTSTQNLTSANATNGNDIVVHFNVELRKRPQSWASTPDIDEPDNVARRPPAAASTSRAASSVEDHDVAVTVKLPVPPRRHTTALDIKEVEHAITPPTRVTSSPSKTSSIPDELVILSTDSLAERVRKMNLLKKQRSLNSRENSRERSVPRREEESESTATPTPVVPDRPERSKSGTSINQLAQAEQKRAALPPKKVAVASTTTSSSSSSSTSLKTSNSTSASNEVKVVTSTSSSLSSSSSVRRKEADAVPSKEIKRQTVPAASTSYSNSTSSAVSTASKIQDSNGMQEQMKALKLELETMKTRAEKAEREKSDILLRRLASMDTASNRTAASEALNLQQKLNEMKEQLDRVTEDKRRLNLRMKELENKGSESELRRKLQAAEQICEELMEENQSAKKEILNLQAEMDEVQDTFRDDEVKAKTSLQKDLEKATKNCRILSFKLKKSDRKIETLEQERQSSFNAELSNKIKKLEEELRFSNELTRKLQAEAEELRNPGKKKAPMLGVLGKSTSADAKFTRESLTRGGSQEDPQHLQRELQDSIERETDLKDQLKFAEEELQRLRDRERKRVRFSCGTQTEVPLEVVAFPRGTQTVATVQSNKSTSVENLVTTNVAVTQTDFEVPDRNVSIERESMSSPFAGLFPPSSSSRVGQSGSLLFPSAISHVLLSGAGRKLSPTPHPHRLAPEVHADRDEGISDEDDPAELRILLELNEQEASILRLKVEDLEKENAESKKYVRELQAKLRQDSSNGSKSSLLSLGTSSSAAEKKVKTLNEELVQLRRTLTEKEQTVDSLKNQISKLDTLETENDKLAKENKRLLALRKASEKTGEVDQKMKESLAQAQRERDELTARVKRMQLEAEDKLPPRTAKRVNDLTPKSHLKKWVEELEDEISEMRVMLSSGGTDQLKALQSAKGALEEDLRKCKQKLSLAEGDVQRLKLLNGSSSKISELEQKLKRGDEEAKKLNSKLKDLEDKVKKQDAQLKLGETSKSTWESQSKREKEKLSSLEKDMEKQAKEKEKLEAKITQLDAELLSAKKSAEKSKSSLEKEIKDLKTKASKSDSKQVQDLKKQVEEVQTSLSAEQKRYEELNNHWEKLSEETILMRAQLTTEKQSLQAELNASKQKISEMDTIRIERTDMARKLSEAQKRIADLQAKALKTVNGNGAEYERTVLKNKLAEKEHEYERLRRENEMNIDLVFQLRKDNDDLNGKLSDYNRIEQAQSSLNGHGARREAEIRELKEQLQSTELQMKSEVATVRLRYEQQVKNLSGELTSMQRQCERFKKDRDAFKQMLEVAQKKIGDLKANNTGRQSRGSMHSSDDDDKSKIAYLEQQIGHLEDQLVESRLESSKIKTELVSERSANEIKISEMQSKLNEFEEERVIGSGSTKLPGMKTKLELSWQKEREDQQRLLQETSTLARDLRQTLFEVERERDKERLESKRKLDQIKRASEEEMEEGRKKIAELQCDLLELRDVHAKLRTSNEKLRRERERYEKELIKRRMEADGGDRKVGALLQTVDELVKIAPDLKMVGSGGSARSSSSSGYDKNLRPEQPNVRRSRSPSPTLSSSQITSVLARLAEASEELRKFQRVNEDEQERSRMRRSNLRRAASQENDPHGSTSSVASAAGSQRGGGRLSRNSSNNGSLIRKSLSLDHSIQRDQNIWRQDDGSVSSMQSIDSELGGLVRDSSLDSRLDSRLSGGSTQSDIPRGPRKKKKGIMGKLRSLTKSSRNSESEISIQGSDSDISVASDMRSSKKDLRGRLSGMFKRSGSASRSESMERAGSDQRPVAVTVVGHPDGPQPREPPPANSLTPRPIRSIPKPPSAGAPTTPTTRRRVAK, from the exons ATGCATCATCTGTACCCATCGCTGAAAGGCGACCAGCTCTGCCCACTCGGCTTTCATCCCCAGACTCGGTATCCCACGCGATGTAAGCGCTGCTTCCGGGATTACAAGGAGCATGGAGCCCGCAGAGCTGGCGAAGAGGTGGCCGCCTCCTCGCCCAACCTCTCCGATGCCCAGAGTTCTCG ACCATCTTCGCGGACGTGGACGTCAACTCAAAATCTTACCAGTGCAAACGCAACTAATGGCAATGATATAG TTGTCCACTTCAATGTAGAGCTGAGGAAGCGTCCGCAGTCATGGGCCTCCACGCCGGATATCGACGAGCCGGACAATGTCGCTCGCCGTCCACCGGCTGCGGCATCCACCAGTCGAGCAGCATCCTCCGTCGAGGATCACGATGTGGCAGTCACTGTGAAGCTGCCGGTCCCACCGCGACGCCACACCACCGCCTTGGACATCAAGGAG GTGGAACACGCCATTACACCGCCAACCCGTGTCACATCCTCACCCAGTAAAACTTCAAGTATTCCAGATGAGTTAGTCATCCTATCGACAGACAGTCTAGCAGAGCGTGTCCGCAAAATGAATCTTCTCAAGAAGCAGCGCAGTCTCAACTCCCGGGAAAACAGTCGGGAGCGATCAGTTCCGCGGAGGGAAGA AGAAAGCGAGTCTACAGCTACACCCACACCAGTGGTACCCGATCGTCCGGAGCGCAGCAAGTCGGGTACTTCCATTAACCAATTGGCACAAGCCGAGCAGAAGCGAGCTGCCCTGCCGCCAAAGAAAGTGGCGGTGGCTTCCACCACGACGtcgtccagcagcagcagcagcacctccCTGAAAACCTCCAATTCCACATCCGCCAGTAATGAGGTGAAGGTCGTCACTTCCACGTCCAGTTCCTTGTCGAGCTCCAGTTCGGTTCGTCGCAAGGAGGCGGATGCAGTGCCCAGCAAAGAAATCAAAAGACAAACCGTTCCCGCTGCATCGACATCCTACTCCAACAGCACCAGTAGCGCCGTCAGCACAGCATCCAAGATCCAGGACTCAAATGGCATGCAGGAGCAGATGAAGGCGCTGAAACTGGAGCTGGAGACGATGAAGACACGGGCAGAAAAAGCGGAGCGGGAAAAGAGTGATATTCTTCTGCGACGCCTGGCCTCCATGGATACCGCCTCCAATCGGACTGCAGCCTCGGAAGCACTTAATCTCCAGCAGAAGCTGAACGAAATGAAGGAGCAGCTGGACCGGGTAACGGAGGACAAACGCAGACTTAACCTGCGGATGAAGGAGCTGGAGAACAAGGGTAGCGAGTCCGAGCTCCGGCGAAAGCTGCAGGCCGCCGAGCAGATCTGCGAGGAGCTGATGGAGGAGAACCAAAGCGCCAAGAAGGAGATTCTCAACCTGCAGGCAGAGATGGACGAGGTGCAGGACACCTTCCGCGACGACGAGGTCAAGGCCAAGACCAGTCTGCAGAAGGATCTCGAGAAGGCCACCAAGAACTGTCGCATACTCAGTTTCAAGTTGAAGAAGAGTGATCGCAAGATCGAAACCCTGGAACAGGAGCGCCAAAGCTCCTTCAATGCTGAGCTTTCCAATAAGATCAAGAAactggaggaggagctgcgTTTCTCCAATGAGCTAACCCGAAAGTTGCAG GCGGAGGCCGAGGAGCTACGCAATCCTGGCAAAAAGAAGGCACCTATGCTGGGTGTCCTAGGCAAGTCGACATCGGCGGATGCCAAGTTCACCCGAGAGTCCCTGACTCGTGGTGGCTCCCAGGAAGACCCCCAGCACTTGCAGCGCGAGCTGCAGGACTCCATTGAGCGGGAGACAGACTTGAAGGACCAACTGAAATTCGCTGAAGAAGAG CTTCAACGGCTCAGGGATCGCGAGCGAAAGCGTGTTAGATTCAGTTGTGGTACTCAAACTGAGGTGCCACTCGAGGTGGTGGCCTTTCCCCGAGGCACACAGACAGTGGCCACAGTTCAGAGCAATAAGTCTACCAGTGTGGAGAACTTGGTGACCACCAATGTGGCTGTCACGCAAACTGATTTCGAAGTGCCCGATAGAAATGTTTCAATCGAAAGAGAATCAATGTCGTCTCCATTTGCGGGGCTCTTTCCACCATCGTCATCGTCCAGAGTGGGACAGTCCGGTTCGCTGCTCTTTCCCAGCGCCATTTCACATGTCCTTTTGAGTGGAGCAG GTCGCAAGCTAAGTCCCACACCGCATCCTCATCGTTTGGCTCCCGAGGTTCATGCTGATCGCGATGAGGGAATCTCCGACGAGGATGATCCCGCCGAGCTGAGAATTCTCTTGGAACTTAACGAGCAGGAGGCCTCAATTCTACGACTCAAGGTGGAGGATCTGGAGAAGGAGAACGCCGAGTCCAAAAAGTACGTGAGGGAACTGCAGGCAAAGCTCCGCCAGGACAGCTCCAATGGCAGCAAGTCCTCGCTTCTCAGTCTCGGAACGTCGTCCAGTGCGGCCGAAAAGAAGGTGAAGACGCTCAACGAAGAGTTGGTCCAGCTTCGCAGGACGCTTACCGAAAAGGAGCAGACGGTGGACTCGCTCAAGAATCAGATAAGTAAACTGGACACACTCGAAACGGAGAACGACAAGTTGGCCAAGGAGAACAAACGGCTGTTGGCGCTGCGAAAGGCGAGCGAAAAGACTGGAGAGGTGGATCAAAAGATGAAGGAGTCTCTGGCCCAAGCTCAACGAGAAAGGGACGAGCTAACGGCCCGTGTCAAACGGATGCAGCTGGAGGCGGAGGACAAGCTGCCACCACGCACCGCCAAGAGGGTCAACGACCTGACGCCCAAGAGCCATCTCAAGAAATGggtggaggagctggaggacgAGATCAGCGAAATGCGCGTCATGCTCAGCTCCGGCGGTACCGATCAGCTCAAGGCCCTGCAATCGGCCAAGGGAGCGCTGGAGGAGGATTTGCGGAAGTGTAAGCAAAAGCTTTCCCTCGCCGAAGGCGATGTCCAGCGATTGAAGCTCCTGAACGGATCAAGCAGCAAGATCAGCGAGTTGGAGCAGAAACTTAAACGCGGCGATGAGGAAGCCAAAAAGCTAAACTCCAAGCTAAAGGACTTGGAGGACAAGGTGAAGAAGCAGGACGCCCAATTGAAACTGGGCGAAACGAGCAAGTCCACCTGGGAGTCGCAAAGCAAGCGGGAAAAGGAGAAGCTGTCCAGCCTGGAAAAGGACATGGAAAAGCAGGccaaggagaaggagaagctGGAGGCCAAGATCACCCAACTAGATGCCGAACTACTCAGTGCCAAGAAGTCGGCCGAGAAGAGCAAGTCCAGTTTGGAGAAGGAGATCAAGGATCTGAAAACCAAGGCCAGCAAATCGGACAGCAAACAGGTGCAGGATCTCAAGAAGCAAGTGGAGGAGGTGCAGACCTCACTGAGCGCAGAACAGAAGCGCTACGAGGAGCTCAACAACCACTGGGAGAAGCTCTCCGAGGAAACAATCCTGATGCGTGCCCAACTCACCACCGAGAAGCAGAGTCTCCAGGCTGAACTGAACGCCAGCAAGCAGAAAATCTCCGAAATGGACACCATTCGCATCGAACGCACCGACATGGCTCGCAAACTGAGTGAGGCCCAGAAGAGGATCGCCGATCTCCAGGCCAAGGCCCTCAAAACAGTCAACGGCAATGGGGCCGAGTACGAGCGCACCGTTCTCAAAAACAAACTGGCGGAGAAGGAGCACGAGTATGAGCGCCTGCGTCGCGAGAATGAGATGAACATCGACCTGGTCTTCCAGCTGCGCAAGGATAACGACGATCTGAATGGCAAGCTAAGCGACTACAACCGGATTGAGCAGGCGCAATCCTCGCTAAACGGACACGGAGCGAGGCGCGAGGCAGAGATCAGGGAGCTCAAGGAACA ATTACAGAGCACTGAACTGCAGATGAAATCCGAAGTGGCCACAGTTAGACTTCGATATGAGCAACAGGTGAAGAACCTGAGCGGTGAATTAACCTCAATGCAG CGCCAGTGCGAACGATTCAAAAAGGATCGCGATGCATTCAAACAGATGCTGGAAGTGGCGCAGAAGAAGATTGGCGACCTCAAGGCCAACAATACCGGAAGACAGAGTCGCGGCTCCATGCACAGcagcgatgatgatgataagaGCAAGATTGCCTATCTCGAACAGCAG ATTGGTCATCTGGAGGATCAGCTGGTCGAGTCGAGGCTGGAGTCCAGCAAGATAAAAACGGAACTCGTATCCGAGCGCAGTGCCAATGAGATCAAGATATCGGAGATGCAGTCGAAGCTCAACGAGTTCGAGGAGGAGCGCGTCATCGGCTCGGGCAGCACCAAGCTGCCGGGCATGAAGACCAAGCTGGAGCTGTCCTGGCAGAAGGAGCGCGAGGATCAGCAGCGACTGCTGCAGGAAACCTCCACTCTGGCGCGAGACTTACGCCAGACTCTCTTCGAGGTGGAGCGGGAGCGAGACAAAGAGCGGCTGGAGTCGAAGCGCAAGCTGGACCAGATCAAGCGGGCCTCCGAAGAGGAGATGGAGGAGGGCCGCAAGAAGATCGCTGAGCTGCAGTGCGATCTCTTGGAGCTCCGGGACGTACACGCAAAACTGCGGACCTCCAACGAGAAGCTGAGACGAGAG CGTGAACGCTACGAAAAGGAGCTGATCAAGCGACGCATGGAGGCAGATGGCGGAGACCGTAAGGTGGGCGCCCTTTTGCAGACCGTTGACGAGCTGGTGAAGATAGCTCCCGACCTGAAAATGGTTGGCAGCGGCGGATCAGCtcgaagcagcagcagctccggCTACGACAAGAACTTACGACCGGAGCAACCCAATGTGCGCCGCAGTCGCTCGCCTTCGCCCACTCTAAGCAGTTCCCAGATCACCAGTGTCCTGGCCAGGCTGGCCGAAGCCTCGGAGGAGCTGCGCAAGTTCCAGCGAGTGAACGAGGACGAACAGGAGCGCAGCCGTATGAGAAGGAGCAATCTGCGTCGGGCTGCTTCGCAGGAGAACGATCCGCATGGCAGCACCAGTTCGGTGGCAAGTGCGGCAGGATCGCAGCGAGGCGGTGGACGCTTGTCCAGGAACTCCTCCAACAATGGCAGTCTGATTCGGAAGAGCCTCTCACTTGATCACTCCATACAAAGAGATCAG AATATTTGGCGACAGGACGATGGTAGCGTGTCCTCCATGCAATCCATAGATTCTGAACTGGGTGGCCTGGTCAGGGACTCTAGCTTGGACTCCCGCCTGGACTCGCGGCTATCCGGTGGATCCACCCAGAGCGACATACCTCGAGGACCGCGCAAGAAAAAGAAGGGCATCATGGGCAAGCTGCGCAGCCTGACCAAAAGCAGTCGCAATTCCGAGAGTGAAATTTCA ATTCAAGGATCTGACTCGGACATCAGCGTGGCCAGCGACATGAGGTCGAGCAAGAAGGATCTCCGCGGCCGGCTCTCCGGCATGTTCAAGCGCTCCGGCTCCGCCTCTCGCAGCGAGAGCATGGAACGTGCCGGCTCCGACCAGAGACCCGTGGCCGTCACCGTAGTGGGACATCCAGATGGACCGCAACCTCGCGAGCCGCCGCCTGCCAATTCCCTTACACCCAGACCAATACGTTCT ATCCCCAAACCACCGAGCGCCGGAGCACCCACCACACCAACCACAAGACGACGCGTAGCCAAGTAG